One genomic segment of Acanthochromis polyacanthus isolate Apoly-LR-REF ecotype Palm Island chromosome 9, KAUST_Apoly_ChrSc, whole genome shotgun sequence includes these proteins:
- the LOC110951987 gene encoding WW domain-containing adapter protein with coiled-coil-like isoform X1 — protein sequence MVMYARKPTRVSDGCNDRRDSQSYQTHKSQPKSQSSSLHRYDKVRDGSSDPTPPYKMLRRSDESPVSRHGENTGHGKAKAAHALRGKNGTSGSPQENSHNNSSHHGADSHATQSKPADRDPADDWTEHISSSGKKYYYNCRTEVSQWEKPKDLLEREQRQKDSVKMAANSFPRDMDYRQEALQDKATTKTTSGDQSSASNCGHSSSSSSSQSLNSAAGALGSSSSTMSSSSSSSAGQVPSSLQSPSPALLQDPALLHQLLPALQANLQMNNGSMDMAKLNEVLAAAVTQASLRSVLHKLLTAGPAFNVTALLSAAQHSNQAQHSSQSPVSLTSDASSPRPYVSPRNGTPQTNQKSLLGIHPGNIVSIYRGSIGPGKPGSASMSQTTEKRPEDPRTLQQRSSQEILCTGSNLPGAAMAHAPSSSSSQTQSDPPGSFTPSLAAHFDENLIRHIQGWPSENTEKQAARLREDLHNMGSLYMSEICTEMKNLRSLVRVCEIQATLREQRILFLRQQSKELDKLKNQNSYMV from the exons ATGGTGATGTATGCAAGGAAACCAACAAGAGTCAGCGATGG GTGCAACGACAGAAGGGATTCACAATCCTATCAG ACCCATAAATCTCAGCCAAAGAGCCAATCCAGCAGCCTTCACCGTTATGACAAGGTGCGCGATGGATCGTCGGATCCCACACCGCCTTACAAGATGCTGCGACGCTCAGACGAAAGTCCTGTCAGCAGACATGGAGAAAACACTGGACATGGCAAGGCAAAAGCCGCTCATGCTCTTAGAGGAAAAAATG GGACCAGCGGCTCTCCTCAGGAGAACTCTCACAACAACAGCTCCCACCATGGCGCCGACTCTCACGCGACTCAGAGCAAGCCTGCAGACAGG GACCCAGCAGATGACTGGACAGAACACATTAGCTCCTCTGGAAAAAAGTACTACTACAACTGTAGAACTGAGGTCTCCCAGTGGGAGAAGCCCAAGGACCTGTTGGAGAG GGAACAACGACAGAAAGATTCAGTCAAGATGGCGGCAAACAGTTTCCCCAGGGACATGGACTACAGACAAGAGGCCTTGCAGGACAAAGCCACAACAA AGACCACATCAGGGGACCAGTCCTCAGCATCCAACTGCGGCcattcctcctcctcgtcttcttcTCAGAGCCTGAACTCTGCTGCTGGCGCTTTAGGTTCCTCTTCCTCCACCATGtcgtcctcctcgtcctcctctgcGGGGCAGGTGCCTTCGTCTCTCCAGTCGCCGTCGCCAGCGCTGCTCCAGGACCCGGCTCTCCTGCATCAGCTGCTGCCAGCGCTACAGGCAAACCTGCAGATGAACAATGGCAGTATGGACATGGCGAAGCTCAATGAGG TCTTGGCAGCTGCTGTCACCCAAGCTTCCTTGCGGTCTGTGCTTCATAAGCTCCTCACTGCTGGACCTGCTTTCAACGTCACTGCCCTGCTCTCAGCTGCTCAGCACTCCAACCAAG CCCAGCACTCCAGTCAGTCTCCGGTCTCTCTGACGTCGGACGCATCATCACCGCGGCCGTACGTCTCGCCTCGAAATGGCACCCCACAGACCAACCAGAAATCCCTCCTGGGCATTCACCCGGGCAACATCGTGTCGATATACAGG GGCAGTATAGGTCCAGGGAAGCCAGGATCAGCCTCCATGTCGCAGACGACAGAAAAGCGTCCAGAAGACCCGAGAACTCTGCAGCAAAGGAG CAGCCAGGAGATTCTGTGCACTGGATCAAACCTACCTGGTGCTGCGATGGCCCACGCcccctccagcagcagcagccaaacCCAGTCTGACCCTCCGGGCTCCTTCACTCCTTCCCTGGCAGCTCACTTTGATGAAAACCTCATCAGACATATCCAAGGATGGCCTTCAGAAAACACTGAGAAACAG GCGGCTCGGTTGCGTGAGGACCTCCACAACATGGGAAGCTTGTACATGTCTGAAATCTGCACGGAGATGAAAAACCTTCGCTCCCTGGTCAGAGTGTGTGAAATCCAGGCCACACTCAGGGAACAGAG
- the LOC110951987 gene encoding WW domain-containing adapter protein with coiled-coil-like isoform X2 yields the protein MVMYARKPTRVSDGCNDRRDSQSYQTHKSQPKSQSSSLHRYDKVRDGSSDPTPPYKMLRRSDESPVSRHGENTGHGKAKAAHALRGKNGTSGSPQENSHNNSSHHGADSHATQSKPADRDPADDWTEHISSSGKKYYYNCRTEVSQWEKPKDLLEREQRQKDSVKMAANSFPRDMDYRQEALQDKATTKTTSGDQSSASNCGHSSSSSSSQSLNSAAGALGSSSSTMSSSSSSSAGQVPSSLQSPSPALLQDPALLHQLLPALQANLQMNNGSMDMAKLNEVLAAAVTQASLRSVLHKLLTAGPAFNVTALLSAAQHSNQAQHSSQSPVSLTSDASSPRPYVSPRNGTPQTNQKSLLGIHPGNIVSIYRGSIGPGKPGSASMSQTTEKRPEDPRTLQQRSQEILCTGSNLPGAAMAHAPSSSSSQTQSDPPGSFTPSLAAHFDENLIRHIQGWPSENTEKQAARLREDLHNMGSLYMSEICTEMKNLRSLVRVCEIQATLREQRILFLRQQSKELDKLKNQNSYMV from the exons ATGGTGATGTATGCAAGGAAACCAACAAGAGTCAGCGATGG GTGCAACGACAGAAGGGATTCACAATCCTATCAG ACCCATAAATCTCAGCCAAAGAGCCAATCCAGCAGCCTTCACCGTTATGACAAGGTGCGCGATGGATCGTCGGATCCCACACCGCCTTACAAGATGCTGCGACGCTCAGACGAAAGTCCTGTCAGCAGACATGGAGAAAACACTGGACATGGCAAGGCAAAAGCCGCTCATGCTCTTAGAGGAAAAAATG GGACCAGCGGCTCTCCTCAGGAGAACTCTCACAACAACAGCTCCCACCATGGCGCCGACTCTCACGCGACTCAGAGCAAGCCTGCAGACAGG GACCCAGCAGATGACTGGACAGAACACATTAGCTCCTCTGGAAAAAAGTACTACTACAACTGTAGAACTGAGGTCTCCCAGTGGGAGAAGCCCAAGGACCTGTTGGAGAG GGAACAACGACAGAAAGATTCAGTCAAGATGGCGGCAAACAGTTTCCCCAGGGACATGGACTACAGACAAGAGGCCTTGCAGGACAAAGCCACAACAA AGACCACATCAGGGGACCAGTCCTCAGCATCCAACTGCGGCcattcctcctcctcgtcttcttcTCAGAGCCTGAACTCTGCTGCTGGCGCTTTAGGTTCCTCTTCCTCCACCATGtcgtcctcctcgtcctcctctgcGGGGCAGGTGCCTTCGTCTCTCCAGTCGCCGTCGCCAGCGCTGCTCCAGGACCCGGCTCTCCTGCATCAGCTGCTGCCAGCGCTACAGGCAAACCTGCAGATGAACAATGGCAGTATGGACATGGCGAAGCTCAATGAGG TCTTGGCAGCTGCTGTCACCCAAGCTTCCTTGCGGTCTGTGCTTCATAAGCTCCTCACTGCTGGACCTGCTTTCAACGTCACTGCCCTGCTCTCAGCTGCTCAGCACTCCAACCAAG CCCAGCACTCCAGTCAGTCTCCGGTCTCTCTGACGTCGGACGCATCATCACCGCGGCCGTACGTCTCGCCTCGAAATGGCACCCCACAGACCAACCAGAAATCCCTCCTGGGCATTCACCCGGGCAACATCGTGTCGATATACAGG GGCAGTATAGGTCCAGGGAAGCCAGGATCAGCCTCCATGTCGCAGACGACAGAAAAGCGTCCAGAAGACCCGAGAACTCTGCAGCAAAGGAG CCAGGAGATTCTGTGCACTGGATCAAACCTACCTGGTGCTGCGATGGCCCACGCcccctccagcagcagcagccaaacCCAGTCTGACCCTCCGGGCTCCTTCACTCCTTCCCTGGCAGCTCACTTTGATGAAAACCTCATCAGACATATCCAAGGATGGCCTTCAGAAAACACTGAGAAACAG GCGGCTCGGTTGCGTGAGGACCTCCACAACATGGGAAGCTTGTACATGTCTGAAATCTGCACGGAGATGAAAAACCTTCGCTCCCTGGTCAGAGTGTGTGAAATCCAGGCCACACTCAGGGAACAGAG